Below is a window of Cytophaga hutchinsonii ATCC 33406 DNA.
TTTTTAACTGCTGCTTTCTTAGCTACTTTTTTAGCTGCTGGTTTTTTAACTGCTGCTTTTTTAGCTACTTTTTTAACTGCTGCTTTTTTCACAGCTGGTTTCTTAGCTGCTACTTTTTTCGCAACTGGTTTCTTAGCGGAAGCTTTTGCTTTTGCCATGATGTAATCCTCCTTTTTTGTAATTAAATAAATCCTATATAAAAAATACTCGACTAAAAGTTAATTCAATACTATATAAATTATTTTAAACTTCCAAATACCAAACAACCAACCAACTACGTTTTCAATTGCTTTAACGGTGGATAATTCAAAAGGTTATATCTGCCCGAAGATTTTTTTATTGATAATATTTTTTTATAGAAATAGTATCAAACGCCTGTATCCCTTTATTCATGCCATTTTCAGAGATAACAAAAAAGGTCACACAGAAAAATATCCTGTATGACCCAATCCTTTTTTTTATTTTTTCCAGGGAAAACGTACCCGAAAAAAAATTTTATTTTTTTCGAAAAAATTTTCTACAATTCTACATCGATCTGATTTTTTAACAAATCTTCCATCGTTTCGCGTTTACGAATCAACTGATGTTTGCCTTTATGAACAAGAACTTCGGCAGGTCTGAAACGTGAGTTGTAATTTGAACTCATGCTGAATCCATATGCACCTGCATTTTTTAAACCAATGATATCACCGGCTTTTGTTTCTTCAATAAATAAATCCGAACCGAATGTATCCGTCTCGCAAATGTATCCTACCACGGTATACATTTTTTTATCGCCATCCGGGTTGCTCACATTCACAATGTCATGGTGAGAGCCATACATCATTGGTCTGATCAGGTGATTCAGTCCGGAGTTAACACCAATGAAATTACAGGCAGGCGTTTCCTTAATCACCGTACACGTAACCAGCAGCATGCCCGATTCACTTACTAAAAACTTTCCCGGTTCAAACCAGATGTCTAATTTTTTACCATAGTTTAAACAGAATGCATTAAACGAGTCTGTCATTTTTTTACCAAGCTCTTCAATGTCGGTTACGTAATCACCTTCTTTGTATGAAACTTTAAAGCCGCTTCCGAAATCCAGAAACGTAAGTTTATCAAACTGCATGGCTACGGAATAAACAACTTCAGCTGCGCGGACAAATGCATCGGCACTTTTGAAATCCGATCCGCTGTGTACGTGTACCCCGTTTACAAGGATTTCATATTCGTCTACTACTTCATAGATCTCATTCACCTGTTCAATGGAGATTCCAAATTTAGAACCTTTGTGACCGGTCATGATTTTAACATTTCCTCCGGCATCAATATGCGGATTGATGCGTACACAGCATGGAACGCTGCTCCCATAAACTTGGCCGAATTGTTTCAAGAACGGAATGTTGTCAATGTTTATCTGAACACCATACCCTACTGCTTCTTCAATTTCTGAAAAATCAACACAGTTTGGCGTGAACATAATGTCCTTTTTATCAAAACCAGCCTTTAGCGCCAGTTGCAGCTCCTGAATGGAAACAACATCTACTCCTGCACCGGCACCTTTTAATAATTTTAAAATGGCCTGATTGGTTAATGCTTTCGCTGCATATTTAATGCGCACATTCACGCCTGAAAAAGCATCGTGTAACCGTTTATATTGAGAAAGTATTTTTTCACTGTTATAAACATACAATGGCGTGCCATATTCGGTTGCTAATTCAGTCAGGGAAACTCCTTGAAATTCGTACGTGCGGTTTGTTACTTGCATACAGGGTAATAATTACTTATGAAATACAAATATACTAAGTGTAAATCGTATTGTTCACCCTTGTTTCTTTTTTGATAGTTTTTTTGAAGCCTTGGCCTGCCATGCGTTCGATGTGCTTATTTTGCTAACGTGAAGGAAGGTCTCCTTGTGGTCTCTTTCTGGTCTCTCCCTGGGGTACTTCGGTGATCCTGCTGTTTTTAAGTAAAAATGGCACTTGATTGGTATCAGATAGTAAAGATTGCGAGTGTTTATTAAAGTCAGATGCATTATTGGTTATAAAAGCCGGGAATGAACGTATACATGCAGATCTTTAAAAGAAATACAGAAGCGTATCTATGTATAAGCTAATTTTTTGGTGGTGCCATTTGGAAATTGAAAATTCCCCCATATCTTTGTAACCATGAAAACAATTACAGGAACTAAACAATTGTGGTGGTGCGTGAACTAATCAGTTCGTGAACATGCTGCTGTGTCCTGTTTGAAAATATATCAAAAAAGAGGCTTGCTGTTCACGGCAAGCCTCTTTTATTTTATTAGGATTTAGGAAATTTCAATTATGAAAACATATACATTAAAGCTTACCTATAAAAAAATACTTGCCGATACTACTACACCGGTAAGCATGTATTTAAAATTGCGCGACAAGTTTCCGCAAACCATGCTGCTGGAAAGTTCCGATTACCATGGCAACCAGGATATTTATTCCTATATCTGCTGCAATCCCATTGCAGGGATAAAAATTGACAAAGGATATTTTACAGAATATTATCCGGATGGCACATTGAATAATCTGGATATTGAAGAAACAAACGTTCCTGAACAGATTACCAAATTTGTAAAACGATTTAAGGTAGATGAAAAGAAGTTTCCATTTACCAGCAGCGGAATTTTCGGTTACACGGCATACGACGCCGTTCGTTATTTCGAGGATATTAAAATCAAAACGTTTGAAACCGATTACCGCAAAATACCCGATCTGCAATACCACATCTACCGCTTTATATTAGTATTCAACCATTTTAACAATGAATTAACCATTGTTGAAAATTACCCGGAAGGCGTTGAATACACGGACAACAGCTCCATCGAACAGATTGAATCTTATTTAAACAGCCGTAATTTCGCTTCATACGAATTCCGTCTGGCAGATCGGGAAGAGTCGAATTTTACGGATGAAGAATTTTTAAAAGTATTACAAAAAGGTAAAGATCATTGCAGAAGAGGCGATGTGTTCCAGATCGTACTTTCGCGCAGATTCTCCAGACAATATATCGGCGATGATTTTAACGTGTACAGAAGTTTGCGTTCAATAAATCCTTCCCCGTATTTATTTTATTTCGATTACGGCAGTTTCCGTTTATTCGGGTCTTCTCCTGAGGCGCAGATTGTGGTAAAAGAAGATAAAGCAAGCATCTACCCGATCGCCGGTACATTCAGACGCACAGGAGACGACATAAAAGATTATGATCTTGCCATGCAGTTGTTAAACGATCCGAAAGAAAATTCGGAACACATCATGCTGGTAGATCTGGCACGGAATGACCTGAGCAGACATTGCCACGATGTGGAAGTTGAAACATTAAAAGAAGTTCAATACTATTCGCACGTTATTCACCTGGTTTCAAAAGTAACAGGCAAGATGGATAATAAAGATGCATTCATGAATATTGTTGGTGATACCTTCCCGGCAGGTACCTTATCAGGCGCCCCAAAAC
It encodes the following:
- the lysA gene encoding diaminopimelate decarboxylase gives rise to the protein MQVTNRTYEFQGVSLTELATEYGTPLYVYNSEKILSQYKRLHDAFSGVNVRIKYAAKALTNQAILKLLKGAGAGVDVVSIQELQLALKAGFDKKDIMFTPNCVDFSEIEEAVGYGVQINIDNIPFLKQFGQVYGSSVPCCVRINPHIDAGGNVKIMTGHKGSKFGISIEQVNEIYEVVDEYEILVNGVHVHSGSDFKSADAFVRAAEVVYSVAMQFDKLTFLDFGSGFKVSYKEGDYVTDIEELGKKMTDSFNAFCLNYGKKLDIWFEPGKFLVSESGMLLVTCTVIKETPACNFIGVNSGLNHLIRPMMYGSHHDIVNVSNPDGDKKMYTVVGYICETDTFGSDLFIEETKAGDIIGLKNAGAYGFSMSSNYNSRFRPAEVLVHKGKHQLIRKRETMEDLLKNQIDVEL
- a CDS encoding anthranilate synthase component I family protein produces the protein MKTYTLKLTYKKILADTTTPVSMYLKLRDKFPQTMLLESSDYHGNQDIYSYICCNPIAGIKIDKGYFTEYYPDGTLNNLDIEETNVPEQITKFVKRFKVDEKKFPFTSSGIFGYTAYDAVRYFEDIKIKTFETDYRKIPDLQYHIYRFILVFNHFNNELTIVENYPEGVEYTDNSSIEQIESYLNSRNFASYEFRLADREESNFTDEEFLKVLQKGKDHCRRGDVFQIVLSRRFSRQYIGDDFNVYRSLRSINPSPYLFYFDYGSFRLFGSSPEAQIVVKEDKASIYPIAGTFRRTGDDIKDYDLAMQLLNDPKENSEHIMLVDLARNDLSRHCHDVEVETLKEVQYYSHVIHLVSKVTGKMDNKDAFMNIVGDTFPAGTLSGAPKHNAMQIIDRNEHGNRGFYGGAIGFIGFNGEFNHAIMIRTIMSKDNILFYQAGAGVVDLSDINSELQEVNNKLAALKKAIEMAEKI